A region from the Candidatus Cloacimonadota bacterium genome encodes:
- the secA gene encoding preprotein translocase subunit SecA gives MLEKLLRKMFGDKGTRDLNLYSPQVQAINLIFEGLQQYDDDQLRDRVAAIRGEIADTLRELREALEELEHRFREESEESERNRIDNRIDETRKQLKALTKATLDDYLPEVFALVKDTCRRIAGQEFEVRGHLRKWDMVPFDVQLIGGMALHDGRIAEMATGEGKTLVATLPLFLNALVGRGVHLVTVNDYLASRDAEWMSPIFNFHGMRVGCITTGMSFEERKEAYLCDVTYGMNSEFGFDYLRDNMAVSQRQLVQRDFYFAIVDEVDSILIDEARTPLIISGPIAQDKNFYPELRPQIHQLVQAQNSMVQRVLSEIREDTREDNPAPDTDRLATNLLIVQRAAPRNKAFAKLMQESRLKKLVSDMEGIYLRDKKMHELDELLFYAVEERHNSVDLCEKGRELLARKENNLFVVESLDEVLIRVDEDESLSEAEKIKRKTLETNRFMDKSEKLHNINQLLKAYTLFENDKEYVVIDNKVIIVDEFTGRQMPGRRFSDGLHQALEAKENVTIEAGTQTFATITLQNYFRMYERLSGMTGTAVTEEAEFIEIYNLPVMNIPTNVPVTRVDHEDVIYMTKNEKYQALIDEIIYWHERKKPVLVGTVSVEVSETISRLLRRRNIPHNVLNARQHQREAEIITSAGEPGSVTIATNMAGRGTDIKLGPGVVAQSTENYRGINFAVTDEFPYGQPLDGLHVIGSERHESRRIDRQLRGRAGRQGDPGTSRFYLSLEDDLMRLFGGDRIAPMMMKMGIKSGDAIRHPWMTKTVERAQKRVEEHNFEIRKNLIKYDEVMNQQREVIYSYRRSVLKGYSLKREVQEMVAESVVREVNEHIPANSYPEDWDLSRLCVWFRNNLNVAIDPEELQSDHLNQAMLEDTLQELVMQAYEKKEAQVGQEVMRDIERRSVLEVVDDEWRDHLHEMDLLKESVHLRSYAQKDPLIEYKRESYGLFENLISRIQDNVTKKVFTTYILSQEQMDSMLNNAKTQHEDMSAFIQDQTLQVSQNASQPPQFSGPYDGGGAKPRPVHVAPKVGRNDPCPCGSGKKYKNCCGRFADPE, from the coding sequence ATGCTGGAAAAATTACTCCGCAAGATGTTCGGTGACAAAGGCACCCGCGACCTGAACCTGTATTCGCCGCAGGTGCAGGCCATCAACCTCATCTTCGAGGGCCTGCAGCAGTATGACGACGATCAGCTGCGGGACCGGGTGGCAGCCATCCGTGGGGAGATCGCGGACACGCTGCGTGAACTGCGGGAAGCGCTGGAAGAGCTGGAACACCGCTTCCGCGAGGAAAGCGAGGAAAGCGAACGCAACCGCATCGACAACCGCATCGACGAGACCAGAAAACAGCTCAAGGCCCTCACCAAAGCCACCCTGGACGACTATCTGCCGGAGGTGTTCGCGCTGGTGAAAGATACCTGCCGCCGCATCGCGGGGCAGGAATTTGAGGTGCGCGGGCATCTGCGGAAGTGGGACATGGTGCCCTTTGACGTTCAGTTGATCGGCGGCATGGCCCTGCACGACGGCAGGATCGCTGAAATGGCCACCGGCGAGGGCAAGACTTTGGTGGCCACTCTGCCGCTGTTTTTGAACGCGCTGGTGGGACGCGGGGTGCATCTGGTGACAGTGAACGACTATCTGGCCTCGCGTGACGCGGAGTGGATGTCGCCCATTTTCAACTTTCACGGGATGCGGGTGGGATGCATCACCACCGGGATGAGCTTTGAAGAGCGCAAGGAAGCCTATCTCTGCGACGTCACCTACGGTATGAACAGCGAATTTGGCTTCGACTATCTGCGCGACAACATGGCTGTCTCGCAGCGCCAATTGGTGCAGCGCGACTTCTATTTCGCCATCGTGGACGAGGTGGACAGCATCCTCATCGACGAAGCGCGCACGCCGCTGATCATCAGTGGCCCCATCGCCCAGGACAAGAATTTCTACCCCGAGCTCCGGCCCCAGATCCACCAACTGGTGCAGGCGCAGAACAGCATGGTGCAGAGGGTTTTAAGCGAGATCCGCGAAGACACCCGCGAGGACAACCCTGCCCCGGACACGGATCGCCTGGCCACCAATCTGCTGATCGTGCAGCGCGCCGCCCCGCGCAACAAGGCCTTCGCCAAACTGATGCAGGAAAGCCGGCTGAAAAAGCTGGTCAGCGACATGGAAGGCATCTACCTGCGTGACAAAAAGATGCATGAACTTGACGAGCTGCTGTTCTACGCCGTGGAAGAACGCCACAACAGCGTGGATCTCTGTGAAAAGGGGCGTGAACTGCTGGCACGCAAAGAAAACAACCTCTTTGTGGTGGAAAGCCTGGACGAGGTGCTGATCCGGGTTGATGAGGACGAAAGCCTCTCCGAAGCTGAAAAGATAAAGCGCAAAACCCTGGAAACCAACCGCTTCATGGACAAGAGCGAAAAGCTGCACAACATCAACCAACTGCTCAAGGCCTACACCCTCTTCGAAAACGACAAGGAATATGTGGTGATCGACAACAAGGTGATCATCGTGGATGAATTCACCGGGCGCCAGATGCCGGGCCGCAGGTTTTCAGACGGTCTGCACCAGGCTTTGGAGGCCAAGGAAAACGTCACCATCGAGGCCGGCACGCAGACTTTTGCCACCATCACGCTGCAAAACTATTTCCGGATGTACGAGCGGCTGTCCGGCATGACCGGCACCGCGGTGACCGAAGAGGCCGAATTCATCGAGATCTACAACCTTCCGGTGATGAACATCCCCACCAACGTGCCCGTGACCCGCGTGGACCACGAGGACGTGATCTACATGACCAAGAACGAAAAGTACCAGGCCCTGATCGACGAGATCATTTACTGGCACGAGCGCAAAAAACCCGTGTTGGTGGGCACAGTGAGCGTGGAGGTCTCGGAAACGATCAGCCGGCTGCTGCGCCGGCGCAACATTCCCCACAACGTTTTGAACGCCCGCCAGCACCAGCGCGAGGCCGAGATCATCACCTCCGCCGGTGAGCCGGGCTCGGTGACCATCGCCACGAACATGGCCGGCCGTGGAACGGATATCAAACTGGGCCCCGGAGTGGTGGCCCAGAGCACGGAAAACTACCGCGGGATCAACTTTGCCGTCACCGACGAGTTTCCCTACGGCCAGCCTCTGGACGGCCTGCACGTGATCGGCAGCGAACGCCATGAAAGCCGCCGCATCGACCGCCAGCTGCGCGGCCGCGCCGGACGCCAGGGCGATCCGGGCACCTCGAGGTTCTACCTTTCGCTGGAAGACGACCTGATGCGCCTCTTCGGCGGCGACCGCATCGCGCCGATGATGATGAAGATGGGGATCAAATCCGGCGATGCTATCCGCCATCCCTGGATGACCAAGACGGTGGAGCGGGCCCAGAAACGGGTGGAGGAGCACAACTTCGAGATCCGCAAAAACCTCATCAAATACGACGAGGTGATGAACCAGCAGCGCGAAGTGATCTATTCCTACCGGCGCAGCGTGCTGAAGGGCTATTCCCTGAAGCGCGAGGTGCAGGAGATGGTGGCCGAGTCCGTGGTCCGCGAGGTGAATGAACACATCCCGGCCAACAGCTATCCCGAGGATTGGGACCTGAGCCGGCTCTGCGTCTGGTTTCGCAACAACCTCAACGTGGCCATCGACCCCGAGGAACTGCAGAGCGACCACCTCAACCAGGCCATGCTGGAAGACACCTTGCAGGAACTGGTGATGCAGGCATACGAGAAAAAGGAAGCCCAAGTGGGGCAGGAGGTGATGCGCGACATCGAACGCCGCAGTGTGCTGGAAGTGGTGGATGACGAATGGCGCGACCACCTGCACGAGATGGACCTGCTCAAGGAAAGCGTGCATCTGCGTTCCTACGCGCAAAAAGATCCCCTCATCGAATACAAGCGCGAAAGCTACGGCCTTTTTGAGAACCTCATCTCGCGCATCCAGGACAACGTCACCAAGAAGGTTTTCACCACCTACATCCTTTCCCAGGAACAGATGGACAGCATGCTCAACAACGCCAAAACCCAGCACGAGGACATGAGCGCTTTCATCCAGGACCAGACCCTGCAGGTCTCGCAAAACGCCAGCCAGCCGCCGCAGTTTTCCGGGCCTTACGATGGCGGCGGCGCCAAACCGCGTCCCGTGCACGTGGCCCCCAAGGTGGGGCGCAACGATCCCTGTCCCTGCGGCAGCGGCAAGAAATACAAGAACTGCTGCGGGCGCTTCGCCGATCCCGAATGA
- the topA gene encoding type I DNA topoisomerase: MNKGLIIVESPAKAGTISKLLHNQFSVKASMGHVRDLPKHDLGVDVDHQFQPVYEIDKKKVKTIGELRAAAKDAPAIYLASDHDREGEAIAWHLAKVLAKELAGKPVYRIVFNEITGKAISASIDAPGEVDMAKVDAQQARRVLDRIVGYTVSPLLWKVIAKDLSAGRVQSVALRLICEREQEIGEFVPREFWRLEANFWKDEFPPFKASLEKWQGKKFEIPDEAKAIAIAEGVSSSPAVLSEIKRTLRDLQPQPPFITSTLQQEASKLLGFPSDRTMSIAQQLYEGIDLKGETTGLITYMRTDSVRIAAEAVENCRDLIRERFGADELYATTRVYKNKSSAQDAHEAIRPTDAFHTPESVAASLSKEQLKLYTLIWQRFVATQMRPVKLENTSAKISLGEAFFAASGNRVVEEGFMKAWPHVMLVEGAQIHAAYAKNDELEHDALKRSQHFTSPPPRFTEASLIKELEAKGIGRPSTYSSIISTIKKRKYVGMEKKSFLPTDLGNDVNRFLVGNFDAIFNVSFTAQMETKLDEVEEKKAVWHELVQSYYEELTKLIKGLDIKKEKSAFTQETDIVCEVCGEGKMVIKRSKGGEFLACNRFPACRNSKNFSRDAEGRIVISVPKTLDEKCPQCGSPLVEKSGKFGVFIACSNYPKCKFSRPKTTGITCPECHEGEITQRRSKQGKPFWSCTRYPDCKYISNDKPLPIACPHCGHPFIYEKYSKAKGNYKQCPQCKSVME; encoded by the coding sequence ATGAACAAAGGTTTGATCATAGTTGAATCCCCCGCCAAGGCGGGCACCATTTCCAAGCTCCTGCACAACCAGTTTTCCGTGAAAGCCTCCATGGGCCACGTGCGTGACCTGCCCAAACACGATCTGGGAGTGGATGTTGACCACCAGTTCCAGCCGGTTTACGAGATCGACAAAAAGAAGGTGAAGACCATCGGCGAGCTCCGCGCCGCGGCCAAAGACGCTCCGGCGATCTATCTGGCCAGCGACCACGACCGCGAGGGTGAAGCCATAGCCTGGCATCTGGCCAAGGTTTTGGCCAAGGAACTGGCCGGCAAGCCGGTTTACCGCATAGTTTTCAACGAGATCACGGGCAAGGCCATCTCCGCCTCGATCGACGCGCCCGGCGAAGTTGACATGGCCAAGGTGGACGCCCAGCAGGCCCGGCGGGTGCTGGACCGCATCGTGGGTTACACCGTTTCGCCCCTGCTGTGGAAAGTCATCGCCAAGGACCTCAGCGCCGGCCGCGTGCAGAGTGTGGCGCTGCGCCTGATCTGCGAGCGCGAGCAGGAGATCGGGGAATTTGTGCCCCGGGAATTCTGGAGGTTGGAAGCCAACTTCTGGAAGGATGAGTTTCCTCCCTTCAAGGCCAGCCTGGAAAAATGGCAGGGTAAAAAGTTCGAGATCCCGGACGAGGCCAAAGCCATCGCGATCGCGGAGGGGGTAAGCTCCTCCCCAGCCGTGCTGAGCGAGATCAAACGCACCCTGCGTGACCTCCAGCCCCAGCCGCCCTTCATCACCAGCACCCTGCAGCAGGAAGCCTCCAAACTGCTGGGCTTTCCTTCGGACAGAACGATGTCCATCGCCCAGCAACTCTACGAGGGAATTGACCTCAAGGGCGAAACCACCGGTCTGATCACCTACATGCGCACAGACAGCGTGCGCATCGCCGCGGAGGCTGTGGAAAACTGCCGCGACCTGATCAGGGAGCGCTTCGGCGCGGATGAATTGTACGCCACCACCAGGGTTTACAAGAACAAATCCTCGGCCCAGGACGCCCACGAGGCCATCCGGCCCACCGACGCCTTCCACACTCCGGAAAGCGTCGCCGCCAGCCTCAGCAAAGAGCAGCTCAAGCTCTACACCCTCATCTGGCAACGCTTTGTGGCCACGCAGATGAGGCCCGTGAAGCTGGAAAACACAAGTGCCAAGATCAGCCTGGGCGAGGCCTTCTTTGCCGCCAGCGGCAACCGCGTGGTGGAGGAGGGTTTCATGAAGGCCTGGCCCCACGTGATGCTGGTGGAAGGCGCGCAGATCCACGCTGCCTACGCCAAAAACGACGAACTGGAACACGACGCCCTCAAGCGTTCGCAGCATTTCACCTCACCGCCGCCGCGCTTCACGGAAGCCTCACTGATCAAGGAACTGGAGGCCAAGGGCATCGGCCGGCCCTCCACCTATTCCAGCATCATCAGCACCATCAAAAAGCGCAAATACGTGGGCATGGAAAAGAAAAGCTTCCTTCCCACCGACCTGGGCAACGACGTCAACCGCTTCTTGGTGGGCAACTTCGACGCCATCTTCAACGTGAGCTTCACCGCCCAAATGGAAACCAAGCTGGACGAGGTGGAGGAGAAAAAGGCCGTCTGGCACGAACTGGTGCAAAGCTATTATGAAGAGCTTACCAAGCTGATCAAGGGGCTGGACATCAAGAAGGAAAAGAGCGCTTTCACCCAGGAAACCGATATCGTCTGCGAAGTCTGCGGCGAGGGCAAAATGGTGATCAAGCGTTCCAAGGGCGGGGAATTCCTGGCCTGCAACCGCTTCCCGGCCTGCCGCAACAGCAAGAATTTCAGCCGCGACGCCGAGGGCAGGATCGTGATCTCGGTGCCCAAAACCCTGGATGAGAAATGCCCCCAATGCGGCAGCCCCCTGGTGGAAAAGAGCGGCAAATTTGGGGTCTTCATCGCCTGCAGCAACTATCCCAAATGCAAATTTTCCCGCCCCAAAACCACCGGCATCACCTGCCCGGAATGCCACGAGGGCGAGATCACCCAGCGCCGCAGCAAGCAGGGCAAACCCTTCTGGTCCTGCACCCGCTATCCCGACTGCAAATACATTTCGAACGACAAACCGCTGCCCATCGCCTGCCCCCACTGCGGCCATCCCTTCATCTACGAAAAGTACAGCAAGGCCAAAGGCAACTACAAGCAATGTCCGCAGTGCAAAAGCGTCATGGAATGA
- a CDS encoding TldD/PmbA family protein, whose product MKYLDLAMNAAEQLGAEYADIRVQKTTDEVIYLQNLSLKNTSNSVLYGYGVRFFKDGAWGFAHSNVFSDEAVLKTVRRAAEIATLSASVNKNKKLRLAPERSYIATYETPVKIDPRDVPMKEKVELMLEVNRSMLAFEGVKRAMFYLIMHRDEKFFGSTLGTRLETNTQWITPMITATAVHEGDSQSRSFKEGGKAIGWEWIESLNLTEKAKQIAEEALIKVKAEPLGPEARRTLILDPIHLGLTMHESVGHPTELDRVLGWEADYAGISFATPEKLKNYRYGSEIINFVGDNTLSEGLATLGFDDDGVPGQKWHIIKDGILNEYGSTRDTAMEIGLEYSRGCNRATYYSDQPINRIPNLYLLPGTKELSPSELIADTEDGVYIQGQGSFSIDQHRVNFQFGGDFFWEIKNGKLFRPVKKVIYKSCNPEFWNSCDAICDERHWRPFGVINCGKGQPSQSARMTHGAATARFRNIRVGGSQ is encoded by the coding sequence ATGAAATATCTCGATCTGGCCATGAACGCGGCGGAGCAGCTCGGCGCTGAATACGCCGACATCCGCGTTCAGAAGACCACCGATGAGGTGATCTATCTGCAGAACCTGAGCCTGAAAAACACATCCAACAGTGTGCTTTACGGCTACGGGGTCCGCTTTTTCAAGGACGGGGCCTGGGGCTTCGCCCATTCCAACGTTTTCAGCGACGAGGCGGTCCTCAAGACAGTGCGCCGCGCCGCCGAGATCGCCACCCTGTCCGCTTCCGTGAACAAGAACAAGAAGCTGCGCCTGGCCCCGGAACGCAGCTACATTGCCACCTACGAGACCCCGGTGAAGATCGACCCGCGCGACGTGCCGATGAAGGAAAAGGTGGAATTGATGCTGGAGGTCAACCGCAGCATGCTGGCCTTTGAAGGGGTGAAGCGGGCGATGTTTTACCTGATCATGCACCGGGACGAGAAATTCTTTGGCTCCACCCTGGGCACGCGGCTGGAAACCAACACCCAGTGGATCACGCCCATGATCACTGCCACCGCGGTGCATGAAGGCGACAGCCAGAGCCGCAGCTTCAAAGAAGGCGGCAAGGCCATCGGCTGGGAATGGATCGAAAGCCTGAACCTGACGGAAAAAGCAAAGCAGATCGCCGAGGAAGCCCTGATCAAGGTGAAAGCCGAACCGTTGGGTCCGGAAGCGCGGCGCACCCTGATCCTGGATCCCATTCACCTGGGACTCACGATGCACGAAAGCGTGGGCCATCCCACCGAACTGGACCGCGTTTTGGGCTGGGAAGCTGACTACGCCGGCATTTCCTTTGCCACCCCGGAAAAGCTGAAAAATTACCGCTACGGCAGCGAGATCATCAATTTTGTGGGCGACAACACCTTAAGCGAGGGCCTGGCCACGCTTGGTTTCGACGACGACGGCGTGCCCGGCCAGAAATGGCATATCATCAAAGACGGCATCCTGAACGAATACGGCAGCACCCGCGACACCGCGATGGAGATAGGTTTGGAGTATTCCCGGGGTTGCAACCGCGCCACCTATTATTCCGACCAGCCCATCAACCGCATCCCCAACCTCTATCTGCTGCCCGGCACCAAGGAACTAAGCCCGTCCGAACTCATCGCCGATACCGAGGACGGGGTTTACATCCAAGGCCAGGGAAGCTTTTCCATCGACCAACACCGCGTTAACTTCCAGTTCGGCGGCGATTTCTTCTGGGAGATCAAGAACGGCAAGCTGTTCCGGCCCGTCAAGAAGGTGATCTATAAATCCTGCAACCCGGAATTCTGGAACAGCTGCGACGCCATCTGCGATGAACGCCACTGGCGACCTTTCGGGGTGATCAACTGCGGCAAGGGCCAGCCCAGCCAGTCGGCGCGCATGACGCACGGCGCCGCCACAGCAAGATTTCGCAACATCCGCGTGGGAGGTTCCCAATGA
- a CDS encoding ABC transporter permease produces MTRVPAWDALRSAFQSIMNHKLRSLLTLTGIVIGVLAVVSMFSSVYALKQLISKNMEGMGWDLSVVISADSPGKVSGPRSLRRALRRAEQSVDTISYDDYLALKSSVPHKSSYAMIMSSAVIKLGNKDKQVQLRAADTGFFTNKTYPILFGRYYNQYENDNVLPAAVLGFHFAQEQYGQADPVGQILQLGEHRLRVVGVLKDDQLSSGSGMNFNAWERKDELSAVYVPLKYGAHRFGTNKGVHMIYLQARDEKEFRELKTQARQLLLARHRMYPNFSFMDVGQLILTITDEIEGYMEKWNITLIAIASISLIVGGIGLFSTLLISIQERMTEIGVRKSVGATEKDIFYYFIFEALVLALLGALLGILLAWIALSLISRAIDFPLYLPVQGALVGLLFSLATGFVSGLYPALKAASVDPIKAIYYFE; encoded by the coding sequence ATGACCCGCGTTCCGGCCTGGGACGCCTTGCGCAGCGCGTTTCAGAGCATCATGAACCACAAGCTGCGCTCGCTGCTAACCCTCACGGGCATTGTGATCGGTGTGCTGGCCGTGGTTTCCATGTTTTCCAGCGTCTATGCCCTTAAACAACTGATCAGCAAGAATATGGAAGGCATGGGCTGGGATCTGTCGGTGGTGATCTCGGCCGACTCGCCGGGCAAGGTTTCCGGCCCCAGAAGCCTGCGCCGGGCCCTCCGCCGCGCCGAGCAAAGCGTGGACACCATCAGCTACGACGACTATCTGGCCCTCAAATCCTCCGTGCCCCACAAAAGCAGCTACGCCATGATCATGAGCTCCGCTGTGATAAAACTTGGAAACAAAGACAAGCAGGTCCAGCTCCGCGCCGCGGATACCGGATTCTTCACCAACAAAACCTATCCCATCCTCTTTGGCCGCTACTACAACCAGTATGAAAACGACAACGTGCTGCCCGCCGCCGTTTTGGGCTTCCACTTTGCCCAAGAGCAATACGGCCAGGCCGATCCGGTGGGACAAATCCTGCAGCTGGGCGAACACCGCCTGCGCGTGGTGGGCGTGCTCAAGGATGACCAGCTTTCCAGCGGCAGCGGGATGAACTTCAACGCCTGGGAACGCAAGGATGAGCTCAGCGCGGTCTATGTGCCTCTCAAATATGGCGCCCACCGTTTCGGAACCAACAAGGGCGTGCATATGATCTACCTCCAGGCGAGGGACGAGAAGGAGTTCCGCGAGCTGAAAACCCAGGCCCGGCAACTGCTGCTGGCCCGGCACCGGATGTATCCCAATTTCAGCTTCATGGACGTGGGGCAGCTGATCCTCACCATCACCGACGAGATCGAGGGTTACATGGAAAAGTGGAACATCACCCTGATCGCCATCGCCTCCATATCCCTCATCGTTGGCGGCATCGGGTTGTTCAGCACCCTGCTGATCTCCATCCAGGAACGCATGACCGAGATCGGGGTCCGCAAAAGCGTGGGCGCCACGGAAAAGGACATTTTTTACTATTTCATCTTCGAAGCCCTGGTCCTGGCCCTGTTGGGCGCTCTGCTGGGCATTCTGCTGGCCTGGATCGCCCTCAGCCTCATCAGCCGGGCGATCGATTTCCCCCTCTATCTGCCTGTCCAGGGCGCGCTGGTGGGCCTGCTTTTTTCCCTCGCCACAGGCTTTGTCTCGGGACTCTATCCCGCTCTGAAAGCCGCTTCCGTCGATCCTATCAAAGCCATTTACTACTTCGAATAG
- a CDS encoding zinc-ribbon domain-containing protein — MPDKTLVCKDCSKEFVFTEGEQEFYKEKGLTNEPQRCPDCRKAKKQQYNRNRFQRDSY; from the coding sequence ATGCCAGATAAGACATTGGTTTGCAAAGACTGCTCGAAAGAATTCGTGTTCACCGAAGGCGAACAGGAATTTTACAAGGAAAAGGGTTTGACCAACGAACCCCAGCGCTGCCCGGATTGCCGCAAGGCCAAAAAGCAGCAGTATAACCGCAACAGATTTCAACGCGACTCTTATTGA
- a CDS encoding HIT family protein produces the protein MDCPFCAIRPNRVLLENEHFFAIRDIHPISEGHCLIISRRHARDFFELSAQEATSLLDLSLKLRELLQRDHHPDGFKLLMNCGAAAGQSVFHFHLHIIPRHTGDRKNFRRIAASLKEVL, from the coding sequence ATGGACTGCCCTTTTTGCGCCATCAGACCGAACCGGGTACTGCTGGAGAACGAACATTTTTTCGCCATCCGGGACATCCACCCCATCTCGGAAGGACATTGCCTCATCATCTCGCGCCGCCACGCGCGCGATTTCTTTGAGCTCAGCGCTCAGGAAGCCACTTCCCTGCTTGACCTCAGCCTCAAGCTGCGCGAACTGCTGCAGCGCGATCACCATCCCGACGGCTTCAAACTGCTGATGAATTGCGGCGCCGCCGCCGGACAGAGCGTTTTTCATTTCCACCTGCACATCATTCCCCGCCACACTGGCGATAGAAAGAACTTCCGCCGCATCGCGGCTTCGCTGAAAGAGGTGCTGTGA
- a CDS encoding LamG domain-containing protein, giving the protein MKKALTMLALACLTLAAWATDLVIEQTDGTTIRINTSGIRRMSFAESAQETQQDWTYEGLLAHWALNGDTFDYSGAGLNATNAGAKPCAGINGKDGWAMGFKGNAANGDEGGHILLPHLDLAEYKQLTISLWVKENGMENLDGEAYIFFGDHFEGCLGIAHFYGNIEFLANENTIKIPYRQEYTDNWVHYALTSKDGSITGYINGQLVGSQAHAPRVAGNNAALGRHWWGKTGTSTRFTGCIDEVRIYSRALSPEELVALSKEGR; this is encoded by the coding sequence ATGAAGAAAGCGCTAACCATGCTGGCCCTGGCCTGCCTGACCCTGGCAGCCTGGGCCACAGACCTTGTGATCGAACAAACGGATGGCACCACCATCCGGATAAACACTTCCGGCATCAGGAGAATGAGCTTCGCGGAATCCGCCCAGGAAACGCAGCAGGACTGGACATATGAGGGTTTGCTGGCGCACTGGGCCCTGAACGGAGACACTTTCGACTACAGCGGCGCGGGCCTCAACGCCACCAATGCCGGCGCTAAGCCCTGCGCGGGCATTAACGGCAAGGATGGCTGGGCGATGGGCTTTAAGGGAAACGCTGCCAACGGAGATGAGGGAGGCCACATTTTGCTGCCCCATCTGGATCTCGCTGAATACAAGCAGCTAACCATCTCCCTGTGGGTTAAGGAAAACGGCATGGAAAACCTGGATGGCGAAGCCTACATCTTTTTCGGCGACCACTTTGAAGGCTGCCTGGGTATCGCGCATTTCTACGGCAACATTGAATTCCTGGCCAACGAAAATACCATCAAGATTCCCTACCGGCAGGAATATACGGATAACTGGGTGCACTACGCCCTTACCTCGAAAGACGGCTCCATCACCGGCTATATAAACGGCCAACTGGTTGGCAGCCAAGCCCATGCCCCGCGCGTCGCCGGCAACAACGCCGCCCTGGGACGCCACTGGTGGGGCAAAACCGGCACCTCCACCCGCTTCACGGGTTGCATCGACGAAGTGCGCATCTACAGCCGCGCCCTTTCCCCTGAGGAACTGGTCGCCCTGAGCAAAGAGGGCAGATAA
- the tgt gene encoding tRNA guanosine(34) transglycosylase Tgt yields MFKFKLEKSSGSARAATITTSHGKIKTPVFMPVGTLGTVKAMSPHELDETHAQIILGNTYHLYLRPGHELIRDAGGLHKFISWSKPMLTDSGGFQVMSLAALRKISKEGVKFQSHIDGSRHFFTPESVIGIQEALGADIIMSFDECPPYPATRAYVERSLKTTLQWAERGKAAFKNTKQQALFGIVQGGIYEDLRERSALALMDMDFPGYSIGGLAVGEEKEDMFRVTGFLNDILPSDKPRYLMGVGTPSDLLLNIANGVDMFDCVMPTRNARKGSIFTRHGKMIIKAARYKEDFSPIDPQCGCYTCRHFSRAYIRHLISMNEILGMRLTTIHSLWFYQELMQMARAAILADRYADFLAEMLPVLDRVI; encoded by the coding sequence ATGTTTAAATTCAAACTTGAAAAATCCTCCGGATCTGCAAGGGCCGCCACTATCACCACAAGCCACGGCAAGATAAAAACGCCGGTCTTCATGCCCGTGGGCACCCTTGGCACCGTGAAGGCGATGAGCCCCCACGAACTGGATGAGACCCACGCGCAGATCATCCTGGGCAACACCTACCACCTCTATCTGCGTCCGGGGCATGAACTTATCCGTGACGCCGGCGGCCTGCACAAATTCATTTCGTGGTCCAAGCCCATGCTCACCGACAGCGGTGGGTTCCAGGTGATGAGCCTGGCCGCGCTGCGCAAGATCTCCAAAGAGGGCGTCAAATTCCAGTCCCATATCGACGGCAGCCGCCACTTTTTCACTCCGGAGAGCGTGATCGGCATCCAGGAAGCCCTCGGCGCCGACATCATCATGAGCTTCGACGAATGCCCGCCCTATCCGGCCACCCGCGCCTACGTGGAACGTTCGCTCAAGACCACTCTCCAATGGGCCGAACGGGGCAAGGCTGCCTTCAAGAACACCAAGCAACAGGCCCTCTTCGGCATCGTGCAGGGCGGAATCTACGAAGACCTGCGCGAACGCTCGGCCCTGGCCCTGATGGACATGGATTTTCCCGGCTATTCGATCGGCGGACTGGCCGTGGGTGAGGAAAAAGAGGACATGTTCCGCGTCACGGGTTTTCTGAACGACATCCTGCCCTCCGACAAACCCCGCTACCTGATGGGCGTGGGAACTCCCAGCGACCTGCTTTTGAACATCGCCAACGGCGTGGACATGTTCGACTGCGTGATGCCCACCCGCAACGCCCGCAAAGGCAGCATCTTCACCCGCCACGGTAAAATGATCATCAAGGCCGCCCGCTACAAGGAAGATTTTTCCCCCATCGATCCTCAGTGCGGCTGCTATACCTGCCGCCACTTTTCCCGCGCCTACATCCGCCATCTGATCAGCATGAACGAGATCCTGGGCATGCGCCTCACCACAATCCACAGCCTCTGGTTTTACCAGGAACTGATGCAAATGGCCCGCGCGGCCATCCTCGCGGACCGCTATGCCGATTTCCTGGCCGAAATGCTGCCAGTGCTCGACCGGGTGATCTGA